In the Cydia fagiglandana chromosome 5, ilCydFagi1.1, whole genome shotgun sequence genome, one interval contains:
- the LOC134664700 gene encoding uncharacterized protein LOC134664700, with protein sequence MTRTNKAAYKKHQWSGGKRKRRQVQAALQHHYGTNSRNVAWRNVQMNNPSDVTMCDDPSNAQTVINNGSTNAEICYEPTVTSRKDQHDNELYNVIRSDRLTASQFGMVCKRRNKTPCHNHVKQILYKNNILTSDMKYGQHNEAVARTLFETTTNKKVERAGLFIDKQYGFLGASPDGIIIDENALLEIKCFPSLKRSQESIETAAESRGNKFCLKYNKEGKLVMNTNHNYYYQVQGQLRIADMAKCYFVCFIDPGINMTIIEVDRDEDFIHNMIPKLVSFYKNCIVPELILRRVPKNQKCVEISDLPADHQKQ encoded by the exons ATGACAAGAACTAACAAAGCTGCATACAAGAAACATCAGTGGTCAGGTGGAAAAAGGAAACGGCGTCAAGTCCAAGCTGCCTTACAACACCATTATGGCACCAATTC AAGAAACGTGGCTTGGCGTAATGTTCAAATGAATAACCCATCTGACGTCACGATGTGTGACGATCCGTCAAATGCCCAAACGGTGATAAATAATGGTTCAACTAATGCTGA GATATGCTACGAACCTACGGTCACATCTCGTAAAGATCAGCATGATAACGAACTCTACAACGTGATCAGGAGTGATAGATTGACTGCAAGCCAATTCGGGATG GTATGCAAACGACGAAATAAAACTCCTTGCCACAATCACGTGAAAcaaattttgtataaaaacaatattttaacatCTGATATGAAATACGGGCAGCATAACGAAGCTGTTGCAAGGACTCTTTTTGAAACCACAACGAATAAAAAAGTGGAACGTGCgggtttatttattgataaacaaTACGGATTCCTAGGCGCAAGTCCAGATG gtatcatTATTGATGAGAATgctctacttgaaataaaatgcTTTCCATCACTGAAAAGAAGCCAAGAAAGCATTGAAACCGCGGCTGAAAGCCGCGGAAATAAGTTTTGCTTGAAATATAATAAGGAAGGTAAATTGGTTATGAACACaaaccataattattattaccag GTGCAAGGACAACTGCGTATTGCTGACATGGCAAAATGTTATTTTGTCTGTTTTATTGACCCTGGGATAAATATGACTATAATCGAAGTAGACCGAGACGAGGACTTTATACACAATATGATACCAAAACTCGTATCTTTTTACAAGAACTGCATCGTCCCCGAGCTCATTCTGCGAAGAGTTCCAAAAAACCAAAAATGCGTCGAAATTTCAGACTTGCCTG CTGATCATCAAAAACAATAA